Proteins encoded together in one Coffea arabica cultivar ET-39 chromosome 2c, Coffea Arabica ET-39 HiFi, whole genome shotgun sequence window:
- the LOC140035713 gene encoding uncharacterized protein: MYGIDVDPVKLPYALEVRTLIRDQSLITDMVYKNCEIWIERKLVVDSISLDLKGYDVILGMDWLAHYIAQLNCKTKMVEFSTPGKVTLRLDVRDRLVSSALISGTRARKLLSKGAQGYLVFLINTPGNKVKLEDVLVVNEFFDVFSDELKSMPLEREIEFKIDLVPGTALIAKTPYRMAPTELKELKLQL, encoded by the coding sequence ATGTATGGTATTGATGTGGATCCTGTTAAATTACCTTATGCGTTGGAAGTTAGAACACTTATTAGGGATCAAAGCCTAATTACCGATATGGtttataaaaattgtgagatttggaTAGAACGGAAGTTGGTTGTAGATTCGATAAGTTTAGACCTCAAAGGGTATGACGTCATATTAGGCATGGATTGGTTGGCTCACTATATTGCTCAGTTGAATTGCAAGACTAAGATGGTGGAATTCTCTACACCAGGAAAGGTGACTCTAAGATTAGATGTGCGAGATAGATTAgtctcgtctgcacttatttcaggaacTCGAGCTAGGAAATTATTGAGTAAAGGTGCGCAGGGTTACTTAGTTTTCTTAATTAATACTCCTGGAAATAAGGTGAAACTGGAGGATGTGTTAGTAGTAAATGAATTTTTCGACGTTTTTTCTGACGAATTGAAGTCGATGCCGCTAGAGAGGGAAATAGAATTTAAGATCGATTTGGTGCCTGGAACCGCTCTTATTGCgaaaacaccataccgaatggcccctACTGAACTTAAGGAACTAAAACTGCAGTTATAG